A window of Chloroflexota bacterium contains these coding sequences:
- a CDS encoding PrsW family intramembrane metalloprotease, with translation MNIATSLLGLFVSLLAAVFPTLIYAGIVHWFDRYEKEPFRLIVLAFLWGAIPATALSLVVEILLDAPLAALGTTSAEFVSSTAVAPFVEEAIKGLALLGLFLFRRCEFDNVLDGIIYGALVGLGFAMAENFIYFTSAFHEGGYSQLTFVILMRSFVFGLNHALYTSVTGAGLGYVRIARSRWRRWGIPLMAFGASVGLHIFHNFFATLAEQHLIGLLIGFAGDWAAILVVFFVIALAWREEKKWIAEELRSEVELGTLSAEEYAMTISYRNRLRAQLGALLSNSLRHARALSRLSQLATELAFKKHQVWIHGPSSPESRLIEELRVRIKEHRRNATV, from the coding sequence ATGAATATCGCGACCTCATTATTGGGCCTCTTCGTCTCGCTGCTTGCGGCTGTTTTCCCCACTCTTATCTACGCTGGCATCGTGCATTGGTTCGATCGTTACGAAAAGGAACCGTTCCGGCTGATAGTTTTGGCTTTCTTGTGGGGAGCCATCCCCGCAACGGCGCTATCACTGGTGGTCGAGATCCTATTGGATGCACCCTTAGCGGCCCTGGGTACAACATCGGCAGAGTTCGTTTCTTCCACCGCTGTGGCCCCATTTGTGGAAGAGGCCATCAAGGGGTTGGCGTTGCTCGGGCTTTTCCTTTTCCGCCGATGTGAGTTCGACAATGTTTTGGATGGCATCATATACGGCGCGTTGGTGGGTCTTGGCTTTGCTATGGCCGAGAATTTCATCTACTTCACCAGCGCTTTCCATGAAGGCGGTTACAGTCAACTCACGTTTGTGATTCTGATGCGCTCGTTCGTTTTCGGGCTTAACCACGCGCTGTACACTTCGGTGACTGGTGCAGGACTGGGGTATGTGCGCATAGCCCGATCGCGTTGGAGGCGTTGGGGAATACCTCTGATGGCCTTTGGTGCGAGCGTTGGCCTGCATATCTTCCATAACTTCTTCGCTACGTTGGCAGAGCAGCACTTAATTGGTTTACTAATCGGTTTTGCGGGTGATTGGGCTGCAATCCTCGTGGTGTTCTTTGTCATTGCCTTAGCCTGGCGCGAAGAGAAGAAATGGATTGCAGAAGAACTTAGATCCGAGGTAGAACTCGGAACACTCTCAGCCGAGGAGTACGCAATGACCATCTCCTATCGAAACCGGCTGCGAGCCCAACTGGGCGCATTGCTGAGTAATAGTCTGCGCCACGCTCGCGCACTAAGCCGACTGTCACAGTTGGCTACCGAACTCGCCTTCAAGAAGCACCAGGTCTGGATTCACGGGCCCAGTAGTCCGGAATCGAGACTGATAGAAGAACTGCGCGTTCGCATCAAGGAGCACAGGAGAAACGCAACCGTTTGA
- a CDS encoding deoxynucleoside kinase encodes MVKKFIAVAGNIGVGKSTLTELLSRKLGWEPFYEAVDDNPYLADFYKDMRTWSFHSQIFFLTRRLRHHRQILDHPNTVVQDRSVYEDAEIFAENLYRQGLMTERDHRSYRELYEVLTQFLPPPDLVIYLRASVPTLLKRIRQRGRDFERDVSPAYLEQLNNLYEEWIERFSLCPVLTVPSDDLDFVKYNAHMELIARKIVERLRGKEVVDFDELEIKPRSRKPRRSLSKKSE; translated from the coding sequence ATGGTTAAGAAGTTCATTGCTGTGGCAGGCAATATCGGCGTGGGCAAATCCACGTTGACAGAACTACTCAGCCGGAAATTGGGCTGGGAACCCTTCTATGAGGCGGTGGATGATAACCCCTACCTGGCCGATTTTTACAAGGACATGAGAACATGGAGTTTCCATTCCCAAATCTTTTTCCTCACCCGCCGCTTGCGCCATCATCGCCAGATTCTCGACCATCCCAACACGGTGGTGCAGGACCGCAGCGTCTACGAAGATGCCGAGATATTCGCCGAAAACCTTTATCGCCAGGGCCTTATGACCGAACGCGATCACCGCAGTTACCGTGAATTATATGAGGTTCTGACCCAATTTCTGCCCCCTCCTGACCTAGTGATTTACCTCCGGGCCTCGGTCCCCACCCTGCTCAAGCGTATCCGCCAGCGAGGACGTGACTTCGAGCGTGACGTATCCCCTGCCTATTTGGAACAACTCAATAATCTGTACGAAGAGTGGATCGAACGCTTCTCCCTGTGCCCGGTGTTAACGGTTCCCTCGGATGACTTAGATTTTGTGAAATACAATGCCCACATGGAGCTCATCGCTCGCAAGATTGTGGAACGCCTGCGGGGCAAAGAAGTGGTGGATTTCGATGAACTGGAGATAAAACCCCGTTCACGAAAGCCACGGCGGTCTCTCTCAAAGAAGAGCGAATGA
- the rseP gene encoding RIP metalloprotease RseP, whose translation MLFTIASFVVVFSVLVLAHETGHFIAAKRAGIRVEEFGLGFPPRLATIAVRDGTRYTLNALPLGGFVRMLGEEDPSAPDSFARQSLTTRLLTLSAGPLMNLLLAILLATSVYLIGEPVAVGKVVIHEVAPASPAEAAGLRPDDVIVAVEGTPFHTYVDMVNRIKELAGQEISLTIERGTETLIVRVTPRVNPPPGQGALGVSLGMKDYVFEPRRQPIWTAISKGFADVGSMVGLIATTFEYLFQGQVSPQDFAGPVGIMQMTGIVARSGIISLIRFAAFLSVNFFVFNLLPIPGLDGGRVLFIIVEGLRGGKRIAPEKEGFVHFIGLLALVALMLLISYFDVMRFLQGGSPLP comes from the coding sequence ATGCTATTCACGATAGCATCGTTTGTGGTTGTCTTTAGTGTGCTGGTATTGGCTCACGAGACTGGGCATTTTATCGCTGCCAAACGTGCTGGTATTAGAGTGGAGGAATTTGGCTTAGGATTCCCGCCGCGCCTGGCGACCATTGCCGTGCGCGATGGAACGAGGTACACGCTGAATGCGTTGCCGTTGGGCGGGTTCGTGCGGATGTTGGGAGAAGAAGATCCTTCCGCACCCGACAGTTTTGCCCGCCAGAGTCTCACTACCCGATTGCTTACTCTCTCCGCGGGCCCACTTATGAACCTGCTGCTTGCAATCTTATTAGCGACTTCAGTCTATCTAATTGGCGAACCGGTAGCAGTTGGCAAAGTAGTGATTCACGAAGTAGCACCAGCGTCGCCAGCCGAGGCCGCTGGCTTGCGTCCTGATGATGTGATCGTGGCGGTGGAAGGTACACCTTTCCATACGTATGTGGACATGGTAAATCGTATCAAGGAATTGGCTGGGCAAGAGATCTCTTTGACCATCGAGCGGGGTACAGAGACGCTGATCGTGCGTGTCACGCCGAGAGTGAACCCTCCGCCAGGTCAAGGGGCGCTTGGAGTGAGCCTTGGCATGAAGGATTACGTGTTCGAGCCGCGTCGCCAACCGATTTGGACGGCGATATCGAAAGGATTCGCGGACGTTGGATCTATGGTGGGACTAATTGCCACGACGTTTGAATATCTGTTTCAGGGACAGGTGAGCCCACAGGACTTTGCGGGGCCGGTGGGTATCATGCAGATGACCGGTATTGTAGCCCGTTCTGGAATCATCAGCCTGATTCGGTTTGCTGCCTTTTTGAGCGTCAACTTTTTCGTCTTCAATCTGCTGCCTATTCCTGGGTTGGACGGCGGACGGGTGTTGTTTATTATCGTTGAGGGATTGCGCGGCGGCAAGCGCATCGCGCCAGAAAAAGAAGGTTTCGTACACTTCATAGGCCTGTTAGCACTGGTAGCGCTTATGCTACTGATCTCCTATTTCGATGTGATGCGTTTCTTGCAGGGCGGGTCGCCCTTGCCCTGA
- a CDS encoding deoxynucleoside kinase: protein MADNPYIAIEGPIGVGKTTLARLMKDDFRAQLLLEVFEQNPFLSDFYADREKYAFQTQIFFLLSRYRQQHRAVLPLVGRSTLISDYMFAKDRLFAHLNLKGDELDVYERLHQELAENIPLPDLVVYLRADTDVLLERIAVRDRPYERAMSRQYIDDLRRAYENFFAEYRQTPVLPIDTNELDWVRNPDDLASVVARIRTALGQGTHQRPLPLGTISVEQPEVILQTSRRRLGDFQRLHRALGEERGFYTDLYFDFIGLQEEIGELASLLKRTWATQEALQQQLGNQEEAREEALRQNLPGLRQRLAESLAYLIRLANQVGVDLEDAYLEKMRSRCEGEHGEE from the coding sequence ATGGCGGACAACCCCTATATTGCTATTGAGGGCCCAATCGGGGTGGGCAAGACCACCTTGGCTCGCCTGATGAAAGATGATTTCCGGGCTCAACTGCTTCTCGAAGTGTTTGAACAAAATCCTTTCCTGAGCGATTTCTACGCCGACCGTGAGAAATACGCCTTCCAGACGCAGATATTCTTCCTCCTCTCCCGGTATCGCCAACAACACCGCGCAGTTTTGCCCTTGGTGGGGCGCTCCACTCTGATCAGCGATTATATGTTTGCCAAAGATCGCCTCTTCGCTCACCTGAATTTAAAAGGCGATGAATTGGATGTCTACGAACGGCTACATCAAGAACTAGCCGAGAATATTCCACTGCCCGATCTAGTTGTCTACCTCCGTGCTGACACCGATGTGCTCTTGGAGCGTATTGCTGTGCGCGACCGCCCCTATGAGCGGGCGATGTCACGCCAGTACATTGACGACCTACGCCGGGCTTATGAAAATTTCTTCGCGGAGTATCGCCAGACCCCGGTCCTTCCCATAGACACTAATGAACTCGATTGGGTGCGGAACCCGGATGATTTGGCCAGTGTGGTTGCTCGCATCCGCACGGCCTTGGGGCAGGGCACCCATCAACGCCCGTTGCCTCTTGGAACGATATCAGTGGAGCAGCCGGAGGTTATCCTGCAAACTTCACGACGAAGGCTGGGCGATTTCCAGAGGTTGCACCGCGCCTTGGGTGAAGAGAGGGGCTTCTATACCGACCTCTACTTCGATTTTATTGGTCTTCAGGAGGAGATCGGGGAGTTGGCAAGTCTGCTCAAAAGGACGTGGGCTACCCAAGAGGCATTGCAGCAACAACTGGGCAATCAAGAGGAGGCGCGTGAAGAGGCTTTGCGTCAAAACTTGCCGGGCTTGCGCCAGAGACTGGCGGAGAGTCTGGCCTACCTGATTCGCCTGGCGAATCAGGTAGGTGTGGATCTGGAAGATGCTTATCTGGAAAAGATGCGCAGCCGTTGCGAAGGAGAGCACGGAGAGGAGTGA
- a CDS encoding DUF126 domain-containing protein encodes MSTVERRLKGRVIKAGRASGLALVSREPISFLGGVDPETACVIEVGHDLEGQSIAGRILVFPSGKGSTVGSYIIYRLARNGVAPAAIINSESEPIVAVGAIIAGIPMVDQVDISQIVTGDRVTIDGETVIID; translated from the coding sequence ATGAGCACTGTGGAACGACGCTTGAAGGGACGTGTGATTAAGGCCGGTCGGGCATCCGGCCTGGCGTTGGTGAGTCGCGAACCCATAAGTTTTCTGGGTGGCGTGGACCCAGAGACGGCCTGTGTGATCGAAGTTGGGCATGATCTGGAGGGCCAGAGCATCGCTGGGCGTATACTCGTCTTTCCCTCTGGGAAAGGCAGCACCGTGGGCTCGTACATTATCTACCGACTAGCCCGCAATGGGGTGGCCCCGGCCGCCATCATCAATAGCGAGAGCGAGCCCATCGTTGCTGTCGGTGCGATTATTGCTGGCATCCCGATGGTAGATCAAGTGGACATTTCACAAATCGTTACCGGCGACAGGGTGACAATAGACGGAGAAACGGTGATCATTGACTGA
- a CDS encoding metallophosphoesterase family protein gives MRIAVLSDIHDHIWNLEKVLAREDVQEAGALIFCGDFCAPFTLKQMADGFVGPVHAIFGNNDGDKFLLSKIAQGTKNITLYDEMGEVEFEGVRLAFVHYTKLGRYLAASGHFAAVFSGHTHEAGQETIGKTLWANPGEIMGRFGTPSYGIYDTETGVFTHRLL, from the coding sequence ATGCGTATCGCGGTCTTAAGTGACATCCATGACCACATTTGGAACCTGGAGAAAGTCTTAGCCCGAGAGGACGTCCAAGAGGCCGGCGCTCTGATCTTTTGTGGTGATTTCTGCGCCCCCTTCACTCTCAAGCAAATGGCCGATGGTTTCGTCGGCCCGGTGCATGCGATCTTCGGCAACAACGACGGCGACAAATTCCTGCTCAGCAAGATCGCCCAGGGGACAAAGAATATCACTTTATACGACGAGATGGGCGAAGTTGAATTCGAGGGAGTGCGCCTCGCCTTCGTGCATTACACCAAACTAGGAAGATATCTAGCCGCCTCTGGTCATTTTGCAGCCGTCTTCAGTGGCCACACCCATGAGGCGGGGCAAGAGACCATTGGCAAAACGTTGTGGGCGAATCCTGGCGAGATAATGGGTCGGTTCGGGACTCCTTCGTACGGCATTTATGATACCGAAACGGGGGTTTTCACGCACCGATTGCTGTAG
- a CDS encoding PHP domain-containing protein has translation MIKADLHVHTSASRDSMLSPEELIALCLRRGIGALAVTDHNHIAGALRLREIAPFPVIVGEEIQTTCGEIMGLFLEETVPKNLSPEETVIRIKEQGGLVIIPHPFDRVRRSVLRRDALYAILDQVDGIEVFNARVTLPNDNIRARALAEERGLLQTAGSDGHIACEIGNAWVEMPEFEDKEGFLHALAQGRVHGSLTNPFIHVIGTWVKWHKRLKGKQSVL, from the coding sequence ATGATCAAAGCAGACCTGCACGTCCACACCAGCGCTTCGCGAGACTCTATGCTCTCACCCGAGGAGTTGATTGCTTTGTGTTTGCGGCGGGGCATTGGCGCGTTGGCTGTTACCGACCATAATCATATCGCTGGGGCGCTACGCCTGCGTGAGATAGCGCCCTTCCCAGTAATTGTTGGCGAAGAAATCCAGACTACCTGCGGTGAGATAATGGGGCTGTTTTTAGAGGAAACAGTCCCCAAGAACTTGTCTCCAGAAGAGACTGTGATCCGCATCAAGGAACAGGGCGGGTTGGTTATAATACCACATCCATTTGACCGAGTACGTCGCTCTGTATTACGCCGAGATGCATTATATGCTATTCTGGATCAGGTAGACGGTATTGAGGTTTTCAATGCACGCGTGACTCTGCCTAATGATAACATCCGCGCACGGGCTTTAGCTGAGGAGCGTGGCCTTTTGCAGACTGCTGGTAGCGATGGACATATCGCCTGTGAGATAGGCAACGCCTGGGTTGAGATGCCAGAGTTCGAAGACAAAGAAGGTTTCCTTCATGCACTGGCTCAGGGGCGGGTGCATGGTTCGCTGACGAATCCTTTTATCCACGTCATAGGTACGTGGGTCAAGTGGCACAAGCGCCTTAAAGGAAAGCAATCTGTACTATGA
- a CDS encoding isopentenyl phosphate kinase family protein yields the protein MTELVFLKLGGSLITDKRRPGVFRRRLTRRLAREVREALKNRPDLQLVLGHGAGSFGHIVAHKYHVQTGVTNWMGYAETSAMANHLNRLVAGIFLTEGVPVVSVQPSASAQATAGRLVSMAEWPVEELLRHGLVPLVYGDVALDTEWGTTIISTEMIFAYLARALHPSRIILAGEVNGVFTSDPNKDPRAQPIPEISRANAAQVIQVLSGSHGVDVTGGMASKVMLMLALVRELGDLRVALLSGIHPGRVRAALLGEPVRGTVIHP from the coding sequence TTGACTGAGTTGGTTTTTCTGAAACTGGGCGGATCTCTTATCACTGATAAGCGGCGGCCGGGAGTTTTTCGCCGTCGCCTCACTCGTCGGCTTGCGCGAGAGGTACGCGAGGCCCTGAAAAACCGGCCTGATTTGCAGTTGGTGCTGGGGCATGGCGCTGGCTCCTTCGGCCACATTGTGGCCCACAAGTATCACGTGCAGACAGGTGTTACGAATTGGATGGGTTACGCGGAAACCTCTGCTATGGCCAACCATTTGAACCGACTCGTGGCTGGCATTTTCTTGACGGAGGGTGTCCCAGTCGTCTCAGTTCAGCCATCGGCCTCAGCACAAGCAACGGCTGGACGGTTGGTAAGTATGGCCGAGTGGCCTGTGGAAGAACTGTTGAGGCACGGACTGGTGCCGCTGGTATACGGCGACGTGGCGCTTGACACCGAGTGGGGCACCACTATTATCTCCACAGAGATGATCTTCGCCTATTTGGCACGAGCATTGCATCCCTCACGCATTATTTTGGCCGGAGAGGTGAATGGTGTGTTCACCTCTGATCCCAACAAAGACCCCCGCGCACAACCGATACCAGAGATTTCGAGAGCCAACGCCGCTCAAGTCATCCAAGTGCTTTCGGGCTCGCACGGCGTGGATGTAACTGGCGGCATGGCATCGAAGGTGATGCTAATGTTGGCTTTAGTGCGGGAACTGGGGGATCTGCGCGTTGCTCTCCTATCAGGGATACATCCGGGGCGCGTGCGCGCTGCATTGCTGGGCGAGCCAGTGCGTGGCACGGTCATCCACCCCTAG
- a CDS encoding helix-turn-helix transcriptional regulator, producing MSEKARQIRSKIVGLLIRSARENAGKSQKDVAKALGVTARRISQYELGEKEISLPELEVVAILCNVPLMYFFDETATVTPSKVPSEKAMELRRKIIGALLKQARLEANISQKECAAAVGISTRRLSQYEYGEKDIPLADLEALARHLSVGIDYFVVPQSREQEMAFHEVSASSTG from the coding sequence GTGAGCGAAAAAGCCCGCCAGATCCGTTCCAAGATCGTCGGTTTGTTGATTCGCAGCGCTCGCGAGAACGCTGGCAAAAGCCAGAAGGATGTGGCTAAAGCATTGGGGGTTACGGCACGACGCATATCTCAGTATGAATTGGGTGAGAAAGAGATTTCGTTGCCGGAATTGGAAGTGGTGGCTATCCTGTGTAATGTCCCTCTGATGTACTTCTTTGATGAAACGGCGACAGTGACGCCCTCTAAAGTTCCTTCTGAAAAGGCGATGGAATTGCGCCGTAAAATCATCGGTGCGCTGCTGAAACAAGCACGCCTGGAGGCGAATATCTCACAGAAAGAATGTGCCGCTGCTGTAGGGATCTCAACTCGTCGGTTGTCTCAGTATGAGTATGGCGAAAAAGATATCCCTTTGGCTGACCTGGAAGCATTGGCTCGCCACCTTAGCGTCGGCATAGACTATTTTGTTGTTCCCCAATCAAGGGAACAGGAGATGGCTTTTCACGAAGTCTCCGCTTCCTCAACTGGCTGA
- a CDS encoding zinc ribbon domain-containing protein produces MRCPNCGSKVPSGLYICPECGANINTRAQRRIECSHCHAVVPAGLFACSNCGAPLRPGIRNRLRGMAIALILLVGWYVGRNVARDRFRALFSEVHLPSFAFLSTPTSAPLPTFTDTPTATPTRTRTRTPTPTPLPPTETSTPAPPTATVRPQATSTPTLSFVAPTLLSPADGQQFDGSGATIILAWQPVGTLADDEWYSVNIRFTAGGEPRYSGTWIKETSWRVWRELYYQAGQTERRFEWSVIVMRQTGTRADGEREGVPISPPSEIRSFVWQ; encoded by the coding sequence ATGCGTTGTCCAAATTGCGGTAGCAAAGTCCCATCGGGCCTGTATATCTGCCCGGAATGTGGGGCCAATATAAATACCCGTGCACAACGAAGGATCGAGTGCAGCCACTGTCATGCGGTTGTGCCAGCGGGGTTGTTTGCTTGCTCAAACTGTGGGGCACCGCTGCGTCCTGGCATTCGCAATAGGCTGCGCGGTATGGCCATAGCACTGATTTTGTTGGTGGGGTGGTACGTGGGTCGCAATGTGGCCCGGGATAGATTCCGAGCGCTGTTCTCAGAGGTACATCTACCTTCCTTCGCTTTCCTATCCACACCCACTTCCGCGCCATTGCCTACATTCACAGATACGCCAACTGCCACACCAACGCGAACCCGTACCCGTACGCCTACACCGACGCCCTTGCCACCTACTGAGACATCCACGCCCGCTCCGCCGACTGCTACGGTTCGTCCACAGGCTACATCTACTCCTACTCTATCCTTCGTCGCGCCAACGCTCCTAAGTCCAGCGGATGGCCAACAGTTCGATGGCAGTGGGGCGACCATTATCCTGGCGTGGCAGCCGGTTGGCACACTGGCTGACGATGAGTGGTATAGTGTCAATATTCGTTTCACGGCGGGAGGCGAGCCTCGTTACTCAGGTACGTGGATCAAAGAAACGTCCTGGCGGGTATGGCGAGAGCTATATTACCAGGCAGGACAGACCGAACGCCGTTTCGAGTGGAGCGTTATTGTAATGCGCCAGACAGGCACACGGGCCGATGGCGAGCGCGAGGGAGTACCCATTAGCCCGCCGAGTGAGATACGTAGCTTCGTTTGGCAGTAG
- a CDS encoding radical SAM protein — MSSLFEPAYLNLLRTGELRRRVAQAYQRLEACDICPRSCGANRRAGTKGAACRTGERAVVSSYGPHFGEEAPLVGWGGSGTIFFTWCNLRCIYCQNSDISQEGHGEPVEPEELAAMMLRLQEMGCHNINLVSPTHVVPQILAGLLIAAERGLRLPLVYNTGGYDALSTLALLDGVVDIYMPDMKYDDPDIALRLSKIKDYPAVNRAAVKEMHRQVGDLVIDERGVAQRGLLVRHLVLPEGLAGTPGIVRFLAKEISRNTYLNVMAQYRPCYQAAKEPALRRRITDAEYQQAVRLALDAGLTRLDDHRASRLFVMW, encoded by the coding sequence GTGTCCTCACTATTTGAACCTGCCTACTTGAATCTTTTGCGAACCGGTGAATTGCGTCGGCGCGTGGCACAGGCTTATCAGCGATTGGAGGCCTGCGATATTTGCCCGCGTTCCTGTGGGGCCAACCGTCGCGCCGGCACGAAGGGCGCAGCCTGTCGCACTGGTGAGCGGGCTGTCGTATCCAGTTACGGCCCCCATTTCGGCGAAGAAGCGCCTCTCGTCGGGTGGGGCGGCTCGGGCACCATTTTCTTCACTTGGTGCAACCTCCGCTGCATTTATTGTCAAAACAGCGATATCAGTCAGGAGGGACATGGTGAACCAGTCGAACCCGAGGAACTGGCTGCGATGATGCTGCGTCTCCAAGAGATGGGGTGTCATAACATCAATTTGGTCTCACCGACCCATGTGGTGCCGCAGATCCTGGCCGGGTTACTGATCGCAGCAGAACGGGGCTTACGGCTGCCCCTGGTCTACAATACGGGGGGCTATGATGCTTTGTCCACTTTGGCCCTACTCGATGGCGTAGTGGATATCTACATGCCCGACATGAAATACGATGATCCCGACATAGCCTTGCGGCTGTCGAAAATCAAGGACTATCCTGCGGTCAATCGCGCTGCAGTGAAAGAGATGCACCGTCAGGTTGGTGATTTGGTGATAGACGAACGCGGCGTAGCCCAGCGAGGCCTGTTGGTGCGCCATCTTGTGTTGCCTGAAGGGTTGGCGGGGACGCCGGGCATCGTGCGCTTCCTGGCCAAGGAGATCTCGCGGAACACGTATCTCAACGTGATGGCTCAATATCGCCCTTGCTATCAGGCCGCGAAAGAACCGGCACTTCGTCGCCGCATCACGGATGCCGAGTACCAGCAGGCTGTTCGATTGGCCCTGGATGCTGGGCTCACACGGCTCGATGATCACCGAGCCTCGCGTCTTTTCGTAATGTGGTGA
- a CDS encoding HEAT repeat domain-containing protein, translated as MVSDFEKTLLVLADVNAPLATGDLYALSDLSRNNRDLFVQRWPSIALERRRQIVRLLAEAAERNYELDYRVLLRATMQDEDAEVRALSIEGLWEDEDFTLVQPLASAMLHDPAEMVRAAAAISLARFVLMAEMGDLDERYARIAREALWQVVRSPNETLEVRRRAIESIAYLCEEGVREVIAEAYAHTSEQMRLSAVFAMGRTADPYWTEIILNELDSESPAMRYEAARAAGELQAKAAVTVLIRLIEDPDPEVREAAIWALGQIGGNRAQRALERCCQGADEALREAAEEALAELTLGSEPFDLLVYGSQEAEENESEETDEDEYWDEEW; from the coding sequence ATGGTCTCGGATTTTGAGAAAACACTATTAGTTCTCGCTGATGTCAACGCACCCCTGGCAACAGGAGATCTATACGCGCTGTCAGACCTCAGTCGCAATAACAGAGACCTCTTTGTGCAACGCTGGCCGAGTATCGCTTTGGAGCGACGGCGTCAAATAGTGCGGCTCCTCGCAGAAGCGGCGGAGAGGAACTACGAGTTGGATTATCGTGTACTGCTGCGGGCGACTATGCAGGATGAGGATGCAGAGGTCCGTGCTCTTTCCATCGAAGGGCTGTGGGAAGATGAGGACTTCACACTGGTGCAGCCCCTTGCCAGCGCGATGTTACATGATCCTGCAGAGATGGTACGAGCCGCTGCCGCTATATCGCTGGCTCGTTTTGTCCTGATGGCCGAAATGGGGGACTTAGACGAGCGGTACGCCAGGATAGCCCGTGAGGCTCTGTGGCAAGTGGTGCGTTCACCCAACGAGACTCTGGAGGTTCGCCGTCGCGCCATCGAATCCATCGCTTATCTGTGCGAAGAGGGGGTTCGGGAAGTGATCGCCGAGGCTTACGCCCATACCAGCGAACAGATGCGCCTCAGCGCGGTATTTGCTATGGGTCGCACTGCTGATCCATACTGGACCGAGATCATCCTGAATGAATTAGACTCCGAGAGCCCTGCTATGCGCTACGAGGCAGCGCGCGCAGCCGGAGAATTACAGGCGAAAGCTGCGGTAACAGTACTGATACGGCTGATTGAGGATCCTGATCCGGAGGTGCGTGAGGCAGCCATATGGGCACTCGGACAGATTGGGGGGAACCGAGCGCAGAGGGCACTGGAACGTTGTTGCCAAGGAGCAGATGAGGCACTGCGTGAAGCGGCCGAGGAAGCCCTGGCCGAACTGACGCTGGGTAGTGAACCTTTCGATCTGCTTGTCTATGGGAGTCAGGAGGCGGAAGAGAACGAATCGGAGGAAACAGACGAGGATGAGTATTGGGACGAGGAGTGGTAG
- a CDS encoding acylphosphatase, translating to MPEDGSSNSSEERRFHAVVHGWVQGVGFRYSTYQRAHMLGLRGYVRNQWDGTVEVVAEGPEATLERFLAYLRQGPPGAHVERVDVTWDKASGEFRGFEVRY from the coding sequence ATGCCTGAAGATGGGTCCTCAAATTCCAGCGAAGAGCGACGTTTCCACGCCGTAGTGCACGGCTGGGTGCAAGGCGTAGGTTTCCGGTACTCCACCTACCAACGTGCTCACATGCTGGGCTTACGCGGCTATGTGCGCAACCAGTGGGATGGCACGGTCGAGGTAGTAGCCGAAGGACCAGAAGCAACCTTAGAAAGATTCTTGGCCTACTTACGGCAAGGACCGCCTGGGGCACATGTGGAGAGGGTAGACGTTACCTGGGACAAAGCAAGCGGTGAATTCCGCGGGTTCGAGGTGCGCTACTAA